The genomic window GTTGAGCATAAATTTCTTTGTTACTTCTAAATACAGAAAGTCTTGGATTAGTAGCAGTACCACTAATTGTTTTTCTAATTCTGAATCTGATTCTCTGTCTTCTTTCAGGTTTTGTTAATGACATAATGTTATTTTTTACGCTGATTTACCTGCTTTTCTTCTTAATACTTCACCTACAAACTTAACACCTTTTCCTTTGTATGGTTCTGGCTTACGGAAACCTCTGATTTTCGCAGCAACAGCTCCTAAAAGTTGTTTGTCAAATGATGTTAATTTCACGATTGGATTTTTACCTTTTTCAGATATTGTTTCTACTTTAACTTCTGGAGCTACTTCTAAAACAATATTATGAGAAAATCCAAGAGCTAAATCTAATTTTTGTCCTTGATTAGAAGCTCTATAACCAACTCCTACCAATTCTAATTCTTTAGTAAAACCTTCAGTTACACCAGTAATCATATTATTGATTAAAGATCTGTACAAACCATGTTTTGCTCTTTGGTCTTTGTGATCAGATGATCTGTCCACTTGAACTTGATCTCCTTCAACTGTTACAGTAACATCTGAATATTCCTGCGTTAGTTGACCATTTTTTCCTTTTACTGTAATAATACCATTAGCAACTTCAACAGTTACTCCGGCAGGGATTA from Flavobacterium eburneipallidum includes these protein-coding regions:
- the rplF gene encoding 50S ribosomal protein L6, producing MSRIGKNPVVIPAGVTVEVANGIITVKGKNGQLTQEYSDVTVTVEGDQVQVDRSSDHKDQRAKHGLYRSLINNMITGVTEGFTKELELVGVGYRASNQGQKLDLALGFSHNIVLEVAPEVKVETISEKGKNPIVKLTSFDKQLLGAVAAKIRGFRKPEPYKGKGVKFVGEVLRRKAGKSA